In the Quercus lobata isolate SW786 chromosome 5, ValleyOak3.0 Primary Assembly, whole genome shotgun sequence genome, one interval contains:
- the LOC115992989 gene encoding pentatricopeptide repeat-containing protein At4g21300-like isoform X2, translated as MSQTRWLLKEKMRPNSVTLASVLPACAGLAALNLGKELHCNILKNGLDGRCHVGSAITDMYAKCGRLDLAHHTFERMSEKDSVCWNSMITSYSQNGKPEEAINLFHQMGKGGTKYDCVSISAALSACAALSSLHYGKEIHGFMIKGAFSSDLFAESALIDMYAKCGNLDSARSVFDMMQGKNEVSWNSIISAYGNHGHLKDSLTLFHEMLENGIQPDHVTFLAIISACAHAGQVDNGAHYFRCMTEEYGIPARMEHYACMVDLFGRAGRLNKAFETIKSMPFTPDAGVWGTLLGACRVHGNVELAEVASRHLFDLDPQNSGYYVLLSNIHADAGQWGSVHKIRSLMKERQVQKVPGYSWIDINNITHIFSAADGSHPQSAEIYSLLNNLLLELRKEGYVPQLYLPMHPQTMGL; from the exons ATGTCTCAAACAAG GTGGTTACTGAAGGAGAAGATGAGACCGAATTCTGTAACACTGGCAAGTGTTCTGCCGGCTTGCGCTGGTTTGGCTGCCCTGAACTTGGGGAAGGAATTGCATTGTAACATACTCAAGAATGGGCTTGATGGGAGGTGTCATGTTGGAAGCGCGATTACAGACATGTATGCTAAATGTGGAAGGTTGGATCTTGCTCATCATACTTTTGAAAGGATGTCAGAAAAGGATAGTGTGTGTTGGAACTCAATGATCACAAGCTATTCCCAGAATGGTAAACCAGAAGAGGCCATCAATCTTTTTCATCAAATGGGGAAGGGAGGAACCAAGTATGATTGTGTAAGCATTTCAGCTGCACTATCTGCTTGTGCAGCCTTATCATCACTGCATTATGGGAAAGAGATCCATGGTTTCATGATTAAAGGTGCATTCAGCTCTGACCTTTTTGCTGAGAGCGCACTGATAGACATGTACGCTAAATGTGGAAACTTGGATTCTGCTCGCTCTGTGTTTGACATGATGCAAGGGAAGAATGAAGTTTCTTGGAATAGCATAATTTCTGCTTATGGGAACCACGGTCATCTCAAGGACTCTCTCACTCTATTCCATGAAATGTTGGAAAATGGAATTCAGCCTGATCATGTCACCTTTCTTGCAATAATTTCTGCTTGTGCTCATGCTGGCCAAGTTGACAACGGAGCTCATTACTTCCGTTGCATGACTGAGGAATATGGAATTCCAGCACGGATGGAGCATTATGCATGTATGGTAGATTTGTTTGGACGCGCTGGTCGGTTGAATAAAGCATTTGAAACTATAAAGAGTATGCCATTCACTCCAGATGCTGGTGTTTGGGGGACATTGCTTGGTGCTTGTCGAGTCCATGGCAATGTTGAACTTGCTGAAGTAGCTTCTAGACATCTTTTTGATTTAGACCCACAAAATTCTGGCTACTATGTGTTGCTTTCAAACATACATGCTGATGCTGGACAGTGGGGGAGTGTGCATAAGATACGGAGTTTGATGAAAGAAAGACAAGTTCAGAAGGTACCTGGGTACAGCTGGATTGACATCAATAACATCACCCATATTTTTTCTGCTGCAGATGGAAGTCATCCACAATCTGCTGAGATCTATTCACTACTGAATAATCTTCTTCTAGAGCTAAGAAAAGAGGGCTATGTTCCTCAGCTTTACCTTCCAATGCACCCACAAACCATGGGATTGTGA
- the LOC115992989 gene encoding pentatricopeptide repeat-containing protein At4g21300-like isoform X1, which yields MSQTRKVEMACKLFSQSSTADVVVCTTMISGLALNAMNTDALDIFRWLLKEKMRPNSVTLASVLPACAGLAALNLGKELHCNILKNGLDGRCHVGSAITDMYAKCGRLDLAHHTFERMSEKDSVCWNSMITSYSQNGKPEEAINLFHQMGKGGTKYDCVSISAALSACAALSSLHYGKEIHGFMIKGAFSSDLFAESALIDMYAKCGNLDSARSVFDMMQGKNEVSWNSIISAYGNHGHLKDSLTLFHEMLENGIQPDHVTFLAIISACAHAGQVDNGAHYFRCMTEEYGIPARMEHYACMVDLFGRAGRLNKAFETIKSMPFTPDAGVWGTLLGACRVHGNVELAEVASRHLFDLDPQNSGYYVLLSNIHADAGQWGSVHKIRSLMKERQVQKVPGYSWIDINNITHIFSAADGSHPQSAEIYSLLNNLLLELRKEGYVPQLYLPMHPQTMGL from the exons ATGTCTCAAACAAG GAAAGTGGAGATGGCATGCAAACTTTTTAGCCAAAGCAGCACAGCTGATGTCGTTGTTTGCACGACTATGATTTCAGGGCTTGCACTTAATGCAATGAATACTGACGCTTTAGACATTTTCAGGTGGTTACTGAAGGAGAAGATGAGACCGAATTCTGTAACACTGGCAAGTGTTCTGCCGGCTTGCGCTGGTTTGGCTGCCCTGAACTTGGGGAAGGAATTGCATTGTAACATACTCAAGAATGGGCTTGATGGGAGGTGTCATGTTGGAAGCGCGATTACAGACATGTATGCTAAATGTGGAAGGTTGGATCTTGCTCATCATACTTTTGAAAGGATGTCAGAAAAGGATAGTGTGTGTTGGAACTCAATGATCACAAGCTATTCCCAGAATGGTAAACCAGAAGAGGCCATCAATCTTTTTCATCAAATGGGGAAGGGAGGAACCAAGTATGATTGTGTAAGCATTTCAGCTGCACTATCTGCTTGTGCAGCCTTATCATCACTGCATTATGGGAAAGAGATCCATGGTTTCATGATTAAAGGTGCATTCAGCTCTGACCTTTTTGCTGAGAGCGCACTGATAGACATGTACGCTAAATGTGGAAACTTGGATTCTGCTCGCTCTGTGTTTGACATGATGCAAGGGAAGAATGAAGTTTCTTGGAATAGCATAATTTCTGCTTATGGGAACCACGGTCATCTCAAGGACTCTCTCACTCTATTCCATGAAATGTTGGAAAATGGAATTCAGCCTGATCATGTCACCTTTCTTGCAATAATTTCTGCTTGTGCTCATGCTGGCCAAGTTGACAACGGAGCTCATTACTTCCGTTGCATGACTGAGGAATATGGAATTCCAGCACGGATGGAGCATTATGCATGTATGGTAGATTTGTTTGGACGCGCTGGTCGGTTGAATAAAGCATTTGAAACTATAAAGAGTATGCCATTCACTCCAGATGCTGGTGTTTGGGGGACATTGCTTGGTGCTTGTCGAGTCCATGGCAATGTTGAACTTGCTGAAGTAGCTTCTAGACATCTTTTTGATTTAGACCCACAAAATTCTGGCTACTATGTGTTGCTTTCAAACATACATGCTGATGCTGGACAGTGGGGGAGTGTGCATAAGATACGGAGTTTGATGAAAGAAAGACAAGTTCAGAAGGTACCTGGGTACAGCTGGATTGACATCAATAACATCACCCATATTTTTTCTGCTGCAGATGGAAGTCATCCACAATCTGCTGAGATCTATTCACTACTGAATAATCTTCTTCTAGAGCTAAGAAAAGAGGGCTATGTTCCTCAGCTTTACCTTCCAATGCACCCACAAACCATGGGATTGTGA